GATAAAATAATTCTGAAGGACATGGAAGAATTCATTAGTGAAATTGAAATGTCGGTAGTTTTCTGATCGCTTGGCATACCTTGGACCAGGAAACATCGAGAAGATCAGACGTGTGCGCAACATACGTGCAAAACGGTCGCTCAACAAAGGGTGAACGAGCATCTGACTCTTTTTCAGCCACCATGGCTGCAACGGGATCTTCGATCGAATGCTGCGACACTAGAGACTCTTGCGAAGGAGTCGGGGACGATTTACTGTCGGCGTTGCAGCGAGATCGCATGTCCTGAAAATGGTTAAAGGCCGTCTTCAGCACCCAGATACGTAGGATACGGTCTTGGCCGGCTGTAGCCAAAAGACGTCCACAAGGCGAAAATTTCATGCACCAGATGGGACCGAGATGTTCTCCATGCATTTCTTGGACGCACTGAAGTGTATCGAACTCGTAAGGTCCTTTGTGACTAGACGACGCTTTCATCTACGAAAAACCAAACgacaataaaaagaattataTTTCGAGTTTGCTTTGAATGACGAAGAGCAACAAGTAAAGTTACCTTGACGTGTTGTTCTCCACCAGTTAACTCGTCGGGGATATCGAtcatttcctctttttggCGCCCTGGTAACGACACTTCTTGAGCTATCATCCTTGCTTTTCCCACGGTACGACGAACTTTAGATCCCAAAAATTTCTTAAGTTGCGATCTAGGCAAAAAGTGGGAACAATTATTTtcaggaagaaaaaacaagcaaagaaaaagacaaaaaaataattacgtCTTTTTGCGAAGAGATACTGAATCACCATCGGAGACATTGTCTGATTGAATGTTGTACGTTTTCTTCGAGTCTACGCTTTCGTTGTCGGATTCTTTATCCTTTTCAAGGCTCGAATTACTTCAAACAAGAAGATAAAATACTTAGATGGGTTATTTTCAGGTGGACATCTATCAAAATAAACTTACCTTATgtattcagaggttagcctcaTGATATGTAATGAAAGAGGATTCAGGCACTGGGGCAATTTGTCTTCAGCAATGCTAAGAGGAATCTGCTCTCCAGTATCGAGATTCAACACCGTCACTTGTTCAAGGATTTCCATGTCACTCAATGGCTTACCCGAATCAGTTCGAGTCCGAACAAACATGTTGAGCGTTTGAATCCCACTTGCTTCTTCCTCGCAATTGGGATCACAGCTCACTTTGTCAATTTTTACATCCCCATCTCCTGTCAAACTTCGTTCGGGGGTCCTGCTCGCCGTGTCCGTTAAGGAGTTTCTTCTTTCACCTCTGGTACACTCTTCGTCCTAGGAGGAAGAAAATATTGTACAACACCTGATGATGAGATCAACTTTGACAAAGATCCCACCTGAGGTTTTATGACGTAACTCCCTTTAGTAGCCGACATCAAATCAAGCGAAAATTCCAGTTCTTTGGTAAAGGAGTGAAGTGGGGTCTTTTTGCTTGGCTCCAATACAATAGTAGGTGGCACAGAAGAAGTCAGTAGCGGGTCTGACGTAGAAACGGGTATAGCAACCGGAATTTTTGGTGTTGCTGATGGAATCGGTTCTTGAAGAGTCGGAGGGGTCAAAGAAATGACAGCAGGAGGAGTGGGTGCTTGGGTTTTATTTCGCCTTCGTCGTGGTGGAGCAACTGGTTCGAAGTGTGGCCGTGTTGTCTCATCTACTGGATTAGCCAATACCGTGAAAAGTGGCACGTCCGTTTGAATAGACGCTTTGGCACTGGCAACAACGTCTGGTTCATGGCAGTTCACAACAACAGGCAATGAAGTCTTCGGGGTTTCCACCGTCGAAGATGGAGTCTTCACTTCAGGAGTGGTGGCACGGCTCATGTTTTCTCTGCTACCTGATCTGGACACGAGCTTGATCTCTCCACCTAAAACACGACCGACTCGCCCGAGGGACACTGTGCTCTGCATGCTCATGGTCTCATGATCAATGAACCTGAATCCAGATAAGGATTATGTTCCAATGATACTTGATGCATTGTATTGTGGCCACTTACTTGAATGGGTGTGACGGTTTACTAACTGCATAGAGCCCTTCCACTGACGATGGATGGCTACCTGGCGGGGAAGTATTAGCATTACCTTCATCTTCATCTGTTAACATCCGTTTACGTAATTCTTCTAgttttttccttcgtttctCAATAGCCCCAGACACAGACTAGTTACAAtgatgttttaaaaattagatTGTTACAACCTTTGAAGCAGCAATAACAATAAACTACTTACTGGGGAATCTAATCCTTCTAGTGCTGCTGGTCTTTGaattggttttgtttgttggacagtttctgtttctttttctgtggGAAAATCTAATGTTGGGTAAACTTGTTGCACAGAATTAAGGCTGGAAGGATGAACATCTTCAGTGTGGCTCCCACTTGTCACATTTGGAAAGAATAAGGTAGTCACTTCCATAGCTGACCTGAGAcaacatgagtttttctttctattatttagttacacatttttctttaagatTTATCTTTAGATTTAAAACATATTTAGGTTGCAAGCAGTTCATTTTCTAGTTTTCGGCTGTTGTTAGCTACAgtatatataaaaaacaaTGGTACTTGTCCCCAGCAACGATTGTGACGTCCTGTTCATCCAGGTCATAAAACTCTTCTGAATCACTTGACATTCTAATAAACGTGAttcaactttttaaaaaacaattagcATTTGAGTCACTAACGCCCTTATTATTATGTTGTTCTTCCAGACATCTTCGGTAAAAATCTAACTCAATACTCGCGGTTGTTATCACCTTTTATAACAGATGGCGTTCTTGGACTTGGATCTCGAAAGATCAACCTATTTCAACATGGTCTCCGCGCGCCAGAGAGATATTCTCAAATCGTTAATTATTAACTTTTTGTGCATTTTACCACTTGAtcgtaatttttttacaattacATTGTAAATAAACGTTTTTATAATGAGATTATGATAAGCAATAATTATTCCAAGAAAAGCATAACATCTTAAGCCATTCATGAAAGCGCTACATCGCTTCTCTCTAAGAACAAATCGTATGAAACCCATGTCCGATTCGACATTGtaattttcaagaaaattaagacaaactaaatttttgcatgtttttttttcacttgaaaTATGTGTGAAACATGTGTCACGAATCGACGTGCAACAAGAAGCTAAAGTTAAC
This sequence is a window from Daphnia magna isolate NIES linkage group LG7, ASM2063170v1.1, whole genome shotgun sequence. Protein-coding genes within it:
- the LOC116933690 gene encoding WD repeat-containing protein 44 isoform X2, which encodes MSMQSTVSLGRVGRVLGGEIKLVSRSGSRENMSRATTPEVKTPSSTVETPKTSLPVVVNCHEPDVVASAKASIQTDVPLFTVLANPVDETTRPHFEPVAPPRRRRNKTQAPTPPAVISLTPPTLQEPIPSATPKIPVAIPVSTSDPLLTSSVPPTIVLEPSKKTPLHSFTKELEFSLDLMSATKGSYVIKPQDEECTRGERRNSLTDTASRTPERSLTGDGDVKIDKVSCDPNCEEEASGIQTLNMFVRTRTDSGKPLSDMEILEQVTVLNLDTGEQIPLSIAEDKLPQCLNPLSLHIMRLTSEYISNSSLEKDKESDNESVDSKKTYNIQSDNVSDGDSVSLRKKTSQLKKFLGSKVRRTVGKARMIAQEVSLPGRQKEEMIDIPDELTGGEQHVKMKASSSHKGPYEFDTLQCVQEMHGEHLGPIWCMKFSPCGRLLATAGQDRILRIWVLKTAFNHFQDMRSRCNADSKSSPTPSQESLVSQHSIEDPVAAMVAEKESDARSPFVERPFCTYVAHTSDLLDVSWSKNYFILSSSMDKTVRLWHISRKECLCCFQHIDFVTAIAFHPRDDRYFLSGSLDGKLRLWNIPDKKVALWNELDGQHKLITAANFCQNGKFAVVGSYDGRCVFYTTEHLKYYTQIHVRSTRGRNSKGRKITGIESLPNEDKILVTSNDSRIRLYDLRDLNLSCKYKGYVNNSSQIRACFSHDGKYIISGSENQYIYMWKTHHDYAKFSSARRDRNDYWEAIKAHNAVVTSAVFAPDSHSLIEQMERHRREKEEEKASSLSTDASAGKRLAASGPADGTRQKPNVEGGASSGNGYVLVSADFNGCIKVFVNRVKPKHSSLPVSAMS
- the LOC116933690 gene encoding WD repeat-containing protein 44 isoform X1, whose product is MSSDSEEFYDLDEQDVTIVAGDKSAMEVTTLFFPNVTSGSHTEDVHPSSLNSVQQVYPTLDFPTEKETETVQQTKPIQRPAALEGLDSPSVSGAIEKRRKKLEELRKRMLTDEDEGNANTSPPGSHPSSVEGLYAVSKPSHPFKFIDHETMSMQSTVSLGRVGRVLGGEIKLVSRSGSRENMSRATTPEVKTPSSTVETPKTSLPVVVNCHEPDVVASAKASIQTDVPLFTVLANPVDETTRPHFEPVAPPRRRRNKTQAPTPPAVISLTPPTLQEPIPSATPKIPVAIPVSTSDPLLTSSVPPTIVLEPSKKTPLHSFTKELEFSLDLMSATKGSYVIKPQDEECTRGERRNSLTDTASRTPERSLTGDGDVKIDKVSCDPNCEEEASGIQTLNMFVRTRTDSGKPLSDMEILEQVTVLNLDTGEQIPLSIAEDKLPQCLNPLSLHIMRLTSEYISNSSLEKDKESDNESVDSKKTYNIQSDNVSDGDSVSLRKKTSQLKKFLGSKVRRTVGKARMIAQEVSLPGRQKEEMIDIPDELTGGEQHVKMKASSSHKGPYEFDTLQCVQEMHGEHLGPIWCMKFSPCGRLLATAGQDRILRIWVLKTAFNHFQDMRSRCNADSKSSPTPSQESLVSQHSIEDPVAAMVAEKESDARSPFVERPFCTYVAHTSDLLDVSWSKNYFILSSSMDKTVRLWHISRKECLCCFQHIDFVTAIAFHPRDDRYFLSGSLDGKLRLWNIPDKKVALWNELDGQHKLITAANFCQNGKFAVVGSYDGRCVFYTTEHLKYYTQIHVRSTRGRNSKGRKITGIESLPNEDKILVTSNDSRIRLYDLRDLNLSCKYKGYVNNSSQIRACFSHDGKYIISGSENQYIYMWKTHHDYAKFSSARRDRNDYWEAIKAHNAVVTSAVFAPDSHSLIEQMERHRREKEEEKASSLSTDASAGKRLAASGPADGTRQKPNVEGGASSGNGYVLVSADFNGCIKVFVNRVKPKHSSLPVSAMS